The window tgctttttttcttttcttcttttctttttttctcggtttctttttatttttttattttttccttttctaatttcatttaactttttttatattctttttctctttatagtctaatttcatttactatttttattattctttttttatactattactaaagaaaaatctaattgtgtaccaattaaatgtagctaatacaaccaaaaaatattaactaacatatgataccaatatagtatatggCTATACCAATAGGGTATACAATTGTACACAAAgagttaaattttttttcttgttttgagTTTCAAAATAACCACAAACTAAACAAACCTATTTTATGAGTTTCAAAGCTTCAAGGTCCTCCAATGTTATACTAATATTTTGCAGAAGTCAGAAGTCTTGGAATTCAAGTCATAGAATAAATCAAAGCGAAGAAAAGATTTGAATTTTCACTTTGCCCCCCTCACACTGGGTAAAAgcttaaagcaaattaaaagggaaaaggcaagtgaatttacgggtaataagtatactattatggtatattgtatactattataGCATAATGTTATGGTATATTGCATATTATTATAGTATACTataacaatatattgtatactataatagtatactgttgcagtataactatatactcctatagtatattgtatactgtagcggtatactgttaggtaactgtgttcttcttcgattatTACAATATACCGTTGCAGTATATTGtaaactataatagtatactgttgcagtatagctatatactcctacaaCATATTGTATACCGTAGCAATATACTATTGGGTAATTGTGTTTTTCTTCGATTTTCAGCTGAAAAATTCGATTTCAATCacctcaaatcaactccaaatgctatcaaatttcagtatgaacttccagaaggtattataagcaatatttaacaacacccactttgaatcaaacaagaaatcttcaaaataaaaattttaaattcaagagcTTCAAAACAAATCTCAATATATGTTCTCCTTCCATTTAttataagatttttttttgaaattaaacTGATTTTGCATTAGCAGACGTGTAGGTCATTGAAGAGAAGAGGTGGTTTGGAGGTTGTGTTTGCCTCTGCTGTACTTGTAGAAGATTTCAACATACAAGGAAAGACAATTTTGACATAAGCAGTTGCAAATTGTTAGACATAGGCAATGTAAATGGGAACAAATGTTGGATGATTACATAGTTTTCCATGTTAGTAGGGATCCTCTTTCAGTATAGGAAGCTACTGGATTTATACCCTTTCTTGACGAGAAATTCAGTAGTTAATATGTAGTTAACCAAATATACCCGCCCTTTCCAAAAGAAAATTCCCGTGAACTTTACTAGTATTCAATTCCGGATCTGACAAATATCGTCCAATTCACTCATTTGCAACACTTTTCCTTCaaaagatttttctcttttcaacACACAGACAAAACCTATAGATCACTACCATGGCTTCCGAGAAAGAAACCCTAGAagagaagaaacaagaaaaagaaacaaacgaGTAAGAAGAAAAGGTTAAACAAAATAGTGAAGAAATAAAAACTGATGATGATAAAGATGAAATAGGAGAAGACAGAAAGGGTTCAGGGAAAATGGAAGTTGACAAacaagaggaagaggaagaatcTGGGGaggaagagaaaaaggaaaaagttgtGAAGAAGAGAAAAGATAGAGGTGCAGTGAAAGAGGAGGAAGGGAAAAGGGATAATATGTATTCGCCCACAACACCAGGTTCAAGGCCATCGGTGGAGACATACACAAAACAGTTACAGTGAAATTAATccggtaaatagtttgggcctCGTGAATAGGACAGGAGTAATAAATAGTTTGAGTCTGGACATTAAAAGGTAAATAGTTTAGAATTAATGGGTATAAagtttttccttaaaaatattCATCCAACGCAATTTCTCTTGCAAAAGCTAAACTTAAGCCCATTGTCTTTTCACAGGCCTGGAAATACTGGGCTTTTCTTAATCTGGGCCTATTTAAGGTCCGTACCCATCTAATCAGACAGCACTTTTCTGAAAATATAAAGTAGTGGGCTGGACACGATGGCCCGCACAAAGTACACGATCGAACCCCACTTGACTTTCACGCCTAGATATCCTGGGCACTACTTTTAAGGCAGTTATTCCGCAGAAGCCTAATCTGGTAATTTCGCGTGCTCGACCGGTCGGCGCAATTCAAACTCACGCCCACGAGGGCGGTCTTTTAAAGGAAACAATGCTGAGTTAAATGCTTTCTTATCGATAAAATTCAGAATATGGCTATCTACATGTTTTATGTTTGGAATAAATTCAGACAACATGGATTGTTTTAAATTTCAGAATAGAAATGTATATAGCTAAaagttatataaaaataaaacaatcTAAAACTACACTAAATTAATAACCTAGCTCACTAAATCATACGAGTATTCTTTACGTTCTATTATATTGATGCTTTGTTTATAGAGTTAAATAATATTCTTTTTAAGTATGTTTCTTTTTGTATTAAAAAAGTTACTTATGATTTATAGCACTCTTTTGTGATTTTTgatatgtatcatgtattttttggggaaaattaatattcctgttaaaataaaaaattgaatgatTTGATCTTACTTTTTGAATAACACTTACATTTTTAACCAAATAAATAAGAGTAGTCTTCATACTTGCAATTAATTTttgataaaataattatatttattgattgaaattaataaaatattatagaAACTTCTCAAAAAGTTCACCATTTTAATACAACATTCACAatttttgaaaccacaaatattaaattttaatatCATATGTTGCCAGCTGCTTATCCAATTAAAAGTGAAAttgtatttttaatataatagaTAAGTAAAAATAAACGAAAAGAGTAATAAATTAATATCTTAAACTAATAGTCACTCTAATAGTTTTCGAATGGATTAtagattaatatgtaacaatttCGAGTCTAGAGTATTATTTTAGTAAATCAATGGCATTTTCGTACTTCCATCTCAAAATCAAAACACCATACTTGCTTAGTTCTCTTCTCAACTGAGTCACCTACTGCTCCCGACAAGTCTCTGTCCCTTCACTCTCTGCTTAACTATTCACCGCAACTGACCCCACACCAtatttctctctctctatatTACTACTCTTCATTTTGAACCCaaaaacagtaaaaaaaaaagttgttccTCCTCGctgtttttctctctctacaaACAAACACCTCCATttcgagagagagagagtgaacaGTGATGGCGTCAGGTGGTGGTTATAGAAACGGTACTCACAAGGCGCCGAATCTCCGTACTTCGTCTTCCTTCAAATCGAAGCTTCCGACCTCGGCTTCTTCCAACGGCCGCCGCAGTAGTACTATTGACGCCTGTGAGTTCCGAATTTTCTAGAAGATTCGATCAATGTACTAGTTGCTTTCTGGTTGTGGATCGAGTTTATTTCGCCAATTGTTTTTTCAAGTCGTTGAATTCACTGATTTATTCTGCTCTGTGTGTCTGTTTGTGTGTTAGATATTGTGCTTTTTAGTGGTTTAGGTTAGCGTTAATTGCACGATTTGAAGGTGAGTATACATTTTGCTAGTTGATAACTGATATTGAAGCTTGATTTAAATGCTGCATTGgtatttttttttgtagtttttgaATTTCGGAAGTgacattttgttttgttttgttttttatatattgCCAATTAGGTATATATATTGGTGCTTCAAGCCTTAAAACTTTTACGTGCACCTAATCAATGTGTAAGTTGGCACATATTTATGTATGTCGTTTGATCATATATGCATAGGAATATAAAAGTGTGGTAGATTAGCTCGTATTTAGGGGTTAAATAAAAAACTCCAGTAATTATCGCTTTGATGCTAGGTGAAGATTATCTGATTTATGAACGATTTTCCATCAATGTAGTTTCAATCTGGTTGAGGATCGAGTTAATTTTTCTAATTGGATTTTCAGAGTTGTGTTCGAAATTGTGCCTTTTCGCTTTCACTGGCTTCCTTCTATTGGACGATGTGATCTAATGGACTGGTTTTGTTAGTTGACAACGGGGCTTGATTTATATGCTAGGTTGCTACTTCTATTTGTAGTTGGttaatttgaaagttaaacaagaaactccttttgtttttttttctttccaaattctGCCAATTAGATAAACAGGTACTTCAAGTCTTTCAACTTTCCCATGCACCTAATCATTGTCTATGTTTGCTGAGGTTTATGGATGTACTTTCACTAGATATGCATAGGAATGTACTGTGTGGTAGATTAGCTCGTGCTAGGGGTTAAATTAGAAACTCCAATGATTATGGATTTGATGCTAAGAATTTGAACAAAAGTAACTGTGTTGAACTATGTGTGACCGTTGACACGGGAAATGGGGGATGGGTTGGGAGCCTCCCGCATCACCAATCATTTCTTAAAATTTTCTAGTTTTTCCCCCTTTATTAGAGCATCAATAACTTTCTTTAGTAAATGTTTTCAAAGATACAAGTTATAGTTGATAGGCATAATTGATGAAGCATAATAAGAACTGTGGTAAAACTTGTAAATGAATAGAATGATGTTAACCAATGAATAGACATTTGGGGgtggggtttgggggggggggatgatTGCTCATCTTAAGAGGGCTGTAAATAATTTGGAATTAGATCAATTGGAAACATGATCTACCATTTAAGGAACAAGTTCATTTCTTTTTCTGATAAAGTAAATTTTAAGGAACAGGTTCATAAATTTCAGAAGGGTGAGGTCTTATTATTTGGAATATAGGAACTGGTGTAAAGGGAACATAATTTATTATTCCCTTCAGTCTTATTTATTCAATCCGTTTAACTAGCACAGATAAAAGCATTGGTCTTTGTATGCTTGATTGTGTATGGTTGCATACTGCTTGAAATGTTCCTCTAATAAATTAATCTCCCAGAATAAAAAGACTAAAAAAAATAAGGTTTCTTTTGGTTGAAAGATGAAGTCAGTCAGAcatacttacataataaacaagTGTACAGATATGGATTATTTATTGGAACGATATCACATCAAGAACTATATGGCAGATATGGTGATTTTTAGTGATTTCTCTTGTTGTTAAGAGTATTTTATGTTATGGTCATCCTTTCTGCTGGCTTAAGCTGCACAACTTAGATCCTTCTGTTTTCTCTTGCTTCGATATATGTGAATAtgaaatatttgttttgatttgtCTGAATAGTGTCTGGAAGAGTTCGAGTTGCTATCAGATTACGTCCTCGAAATGCCGAGGAATTGGCAGCAGATGCAGATTTTGCTGATTGCGTTGAGATACAGCCGGAGGTTGTCCCCCTTTTCATTTTCCCGAGAAGCTTTTTTTTGTGAGTATCTTGAGTATGATGCAAATTTATTCTTTTTCCCTGCCAGCTCAAAAGGTTGAAACTTAGGAAAAACAATTGGGATTCAGATACATACGAGTTTGATGAGGTGTTCACCGAGTTTGCATCCCAAAAGCGTGTCTATGAAGTTGTTGCAAAACCTGTTGTTGAGGTTTGTTGCTTTCTTTTTTGATAAGGGAGGTTTGTTGCTTTATTTTGTATTTACCTTGACCAATTTGAAGCTAACTATGCCTAGGGAAGAAACCACTGATGCCAAATAACTAGCCCATCCCCAACATAAATCTTTTTTCAAGGGGTGATATTTGTGGATGATAAATTGTAATTTTGACAAAAAGAAAGTTCTTAAATAATGGAGGTCTGAGGGAATAATTCATATCCCATTAACTAGGTGATAGCTAGTGGGGACCCAGATTAGAAGACAATTTTTGGCTCCTTCAGTATCCATCTTTGACAAACTATGTTTCGATCCTGAAATTAGGTATAGGTGGACTTAACACAATAACTTATTGTTCGTGCAGCTATTCTTCAACGTTGTAGACCATTTCTTCACATTAAGTGCAACAAAATATATGATTTTATGACGACGATGTTGATTGTGGTAACAGTACGTGTCATGTTACATAAATCTATTATGAGAGATGTGAAAGTTCATACAAGTCAGAAATAGTCAGAGCAGGTGTTGATGTATTCATTGTTATAATTAACATGATTAATTACTTACAAACGGTTGGACAAAGTATGTAAGGACGCCTTGAGAATGTAAATTTTACCATATTCGTATGCTATCTTTCTGTGATAATGTTTTATGAacactctttcttctctttttgccCATTTTACTAGAGTGTTTTGGACGGTTACAATGGAACAGTGATGGCATATGGTCAGACCGGCACAGGGAAGACTTATACCCTTGGACGATTAGGTGATGAAGATGCCTCTGCTCGCGGTATCATGGTTCGTTCAATGGAAGACATATTTGCAAATATCTGCTTGGAGACCGATTCAGTTTCAGTCTCCTACTTACAGGTTGGCATATTTTTCTTAAATCTATCAGCAACTGCATTGTCTTGGGCATCTTTTACTTGCTTGCTGGCTACTGCTCATGACCACAATCTATTTGCAACGAAAAGATGTGTCAAGTTTTATCTGAATATCCTGGTTTGCATGCAGCTTTATATGGAAACAATTCAGGACCTCCTAAATCCTGCTAATGACAACATCCCCATAGTTGAAGACCAAAAATCTGGTGATGTGTCTTTACCAGGGGCAACCATAGTGGAGGTCCGGGACCAGCAAAGTTTTGTTGAACTGCTTCGAGTTGGGGAAGCTCATAGATATGCTGCTAACACAAAGCTGAATACTGAATCTTCCCGAAGTCATGCTATTCTCTTGGTAAATCAGGAATTATATATTTCATCTCTCCAATTAATTGcatatttatcaatatcaatcAATCAACAGTAGCTTTGTCGGTGGTATAAGTCTTCTGTCTGTTTCAGTCTATTCGGGCCCATTTTGTTGCACTGTTCAATAATTATTAGGGTTCTCTAAAGATAGAGGTTTCTAACTACAAATCTGTATAAAGAATATCAGTATAAACATGTTTCATTTGGAATTTGTGTTGTTATTTTGTTGTAGGTACATATTAAGAGGTCAGTTCCTGGAAGAGAAGCTGATTTTTCTGCTGAAACAGATCACTCCTCTCACTTAGCAACCAATTATAAGCCACCTATGTTGAGAAAAGGCAAACTAGTTCTTGTAGATCTTGCTGGTTCTGAGCGCGTAAACAAGTCAGGTATACTCAACAGTGGGCTTcccaaattgagcagtaaatctTAGTTACTGGTTTGAGATTTTTCTGAGTAATCTCTTCTCTAATTTAAGAATATTTCTATCTATGTGCTTTTACTGTATGCTTTATTTCTTTTAATCTTTAATTTTATATTCTTTGTCGTGTGGGTGTAAAGATTCACATTGGCTCATCTGCTTTTTTGTGAAAGATTAAGAGAAAAACATGACTGCAAGAAGATCCTGTACTCATTGTTTGTTAGAGCAACATCGAGATAAAGTTTTGATCTAATTATAGGTATCACAAGGTGTGTCAGCGGCCATTCTGCAGGATATATGGTATAAGAGAAGAAAAATTGGAGTGAAATATGGTTGTAATAGAACAGAAGAAATATGCACTTTTGCATAACATAAAAATATTAGAAGGGGAAAAATGGAAAGGGAGGAATAATTTATTAacctaaacaaaaataaaaataaaaatagaggtTTTTATTGCCGGATGTATGTAGATGTAGCAAGTCTTCTGGTTATTGCATGTAATTTGGTCTTTTGATTTGTAAACTGACTACATGTCCTTTCTTTATGTCCTGCAGGAAGCGAAGGGCACATGTTGGAGGAAGCAAAGTCCATCAATCTTTCACTAAGTGCCCTAGGGAAGTGCATAAATGCCTTGGCAGAAAATAGTGCTCATGTACCTGTCCGAGATTCGAAGCTTACACGGTTGCTTAAAGATTCATTTGGAGGTGGGCTATATTTTCTGTTTCTTGTGCCTGTACATATACTTGGTAATGTTTAGAGGTATCTTTATATCAACTGATATAACTGAGTGTACTGCCTTTACAAATGGGCTATAACAGTGTCTAGAACTGTGTACATTCTGGTTTGGCCTTTTCTTACCCAAGGATGCCAACATTTTTATTAAGATATGCTCTTTAACTGTTTCAAGAGCTAGGGGGCGATATTCTTTCTTACTTATTcacccaaaaaaaagaaaaaaaaagagctagGAGTCAATATCTTAGTTGTTAAAGAAGTTCAATCATGTTGGTTTACTTAAAGTTCTATCATGTTGGTTTACTTCCTGTGATTTTCCAGGAACGTCAAGAACCTCATTAGTTATCACCATTGGGCCATCACCTAGGCATAGAGCAGAAACATCAAGTACCATTTTGTTTGGACAGAGAGTGAGTTCTCCATTCGGAATGATTTGTGTGGATAGGTTGTACTACTGCATACGTGTGCCAAGATAGTTTTATCCTTTCGTGCAGGCTATGAAGGTGGAAAACATgttgaagattaaggaagaattCGATTACAAAAGTTTGTCAAAAAGGCTCGAGGTGCAAGTAGACAAACTTATCGCTGAAAATGAAAGACTGCAGAAAGCTTTTGAGGCTGAGGTTGAACGAATTAGATTAGAAGCACAGAAGCATGTCTCAGAGGCCGAAAGGAACTATGCCGAAGCCCTGAAGGTAGtttgtctttctttgttctcATGACGTTGCGAGTTTTTTGCTGTAATTACTAATTAGATTGGGAGTTGGTTTAAATCAAGAACCACATGTTGGTGGAGTGCACCACTTTACTGTCATAGTTTTGATTATATGTGCCTTGTTTTGTTACCAAATTGCTTATGTTAAAAGAAGGAAATACTCTCTTTTGATGCATGTAAATCGGGCAGGGCTTTGCCATTAGTTTTGCTCGGGTAAAAATATTTTGCTCTCTTTAATGAATCTCATTTAGTTTGTCTTTTGACTTTAGAAAGTCTATATCAATCGACTACccctcaatcccaaactagttgggTTAAGCTatatcatcattatttaattACTTTTATGTTGGTAGCTTGGCTACCGTAGCCCTCCTCCTTTATTTGGACTTGGGACCGGCTACGCTATGCAAAACTCACATATACGGAGCTGCCTTTATAAAGTCGACTAGTTAAACTAATAAGACGAGAGACGACAAAGACAAGTAAATGAAGATGaattcatcaaaaaaaaaaaaaatgaagatgaattCTTTGGTCGACTGAagtattactgtcataatacttGTCCACAAAAAAGTTAGTACGTCATAACACTAATTGAATAAGATTTGAGTTGTATGTTGATGGAATCTGACTAGGATTCGAGATTGTGCCTCTCGAATTATGATTCAACTATTCTGGAATAACAATTCTGCTTTACTTGCAGGAGGAGAAAATAAAATGTCAGATGGAATATATGGAATCAATCAAGAAGTTGGAGGAGAAGTGGAGCCTTAATCAACAAAAGCACACAAACAATGTAAGAACTGATGGAACATATATCACAGAGGCCATCTGGTTTTTGTTACTCTGCTTTTTCCTGTTATTTATCATCAtcattattaattttatttttgttgtgttgttGATGATGGCTATCATTAATGTCTGTTGTATAAGTATCAAGGTTATACTTCACAAAGAGTCGGTTTCTGGAAAAGGAAATACTTTAATTCAAAAGTAGCATCTAATTCTATAGTTGATACAATTACAGTAtcaaaatttctttttattaTAGTTGATACAATTCAATTATTTAGGCTGGACTTCACAAAAAGTCGGTTTCTCAGCAAGGGAATTTTATAGTAGGAACACATACCATTTAGTTCTATTATTGAAACAAGTAGCATCTTATCTGCTTTTTGTTTCCCATGTGACAGTTGTGGATCTAGAGTTACCTCCACCAGGGAACACACACACCTGGTTAGTCGACTGGGTAAATATTGAGGTATATAGCAGTAGAAACTGTAGAGAACTTCTAGGATTAGAGAACCTTATTTATTGAATATGGAGTGAGACTGGTCTAAGTGAGAGCGAATTGAATAGTGAGGGTTCATATTGCTAACTCTAACTAGCTTGGATTGAggctttgttgttgttgttggaaatTTCCTTTTCGTGTTTCTAATGAGTCCTCAAGATTATTGTGGATCAACAAAATCATGAAGACAGTCTGAAATTATAATAGAACCTAGGCGTCAGTAGCCCTCTATAAGTCTCTGTGTGAGCATGTATTGATTCAAGGCATAAATTGGGCTTTACTTCAGAGGAAAGAGCAACATACTGCTGCTTGATTCTTTATTTTGTTTCCGATGATTAAATTGCTTCTTGTGCAGGGCCAGATGGGCTCTGGTAATGAGGAAATCTCTGAACTTAAGATGTTGCTTCAGCATGAAATGCTAACAAGAAAGGCGGCAGAAGGGGAAATCAACACACTCAAGGATCAACTGGACAGGTTTACGAACCCAGGGGTATGCTCTTCATTGATAATTGTTTTTAAACAGAACTGCTTGAATGCTCTGGAATGTAATTTAGGATTGAGCTGATGAATATGACTGAACAATGTGCACTGTAGTCAGTAGGTGGAAATTCTGATATTCTAAACCTCCAACGCGTGCTGGAAGAAGAGATTCGTCAGAAGAAGAGACTGGAAGAAGAAGTGATTGTCTTACGTCAATTTTCACAGCTAACTATGGAAGCTGGTCAAGTAAAGTCTTTAACTTGCCTATAAGCTTGATTAGGTCTTTGCTATCTATTCTACTTACTGCTGATATCTTGTTCTGTTTACCGCACTTGACAAGTTCTATGGTTTGTgagaatttgtgatttgatgGATACGCTTATGTCACCTTTTGCGTCTCTCCTTTTCTCTTTCCTCTCTTTTCCTTGTAATTCTTCCAATCAGTTCCACTTTCACTTTAATTGCCTGTTGTAGACAACAAGCTATCTGGGTAGAAGCAGAAATGGCACTGGACTTCCTGGGCTAGATTCTTTGTCTCCTCTTAAAAATCTGCATTGCAAAGATGCGTCTAATGGAGAGAGATCCTCAATCACCAATCTTCACGAGCAAGGTTCCAATATATTCTTCAGAGTATGTCCTATTAATGTGCAAAGCAACTGAACACAATTTTCTCATTTCTCCCTCATGGGCATTACAGTTGGATTACATAAGATTTTGTCCCTGCTGGAGTCTGAAGATGCTACCGTGCGGATTCATGCGGTGAAAGTGGTAGCTAATCTAGCAGCTGAAGGTAATCTATTTTCCACCCAATCTTCCCAAGTGCAGAAAGCAAAGTCTAGCGACGGCATATTTTCTCCCTTGCCACTTTACTTGACTTATTGGAAAGAGAAGTGTATCGctcattttttgtttctttgtaccAATTCAGTAAATTAATCCAACTTCTTGGTTGTTGAGTGTTTCCATATGTTATCCTTCAAGTTAAACATTTTGCCCTTGGTGGCTTCAGTAGGTCACTTAAAAGTGACTCTTGTTGTTCACAACCTTCGCCTCTTAGATGGAATCAAGGATAAAAGTATATGGCTCTATGTGTGGTATACTGCTCTTTGTCATAGTTCATCGTCTGATACATTTTTAATCCTGCCTTCAATATACCTGCAGAAGCGAATCAGGAAAAGATCGTAGAAGCTGGTGGTCTTACTTCATTACTGATGCTTCTTGGTAGTTCAGAAGATGAAACTATTCGCAGAATAGCAGCTGGTGCAATTGCAAATCTTGCAATGAGTGGTGATTCTCAATCTATAGCTctcattttcttttcctctttattTCTCCTGCGGAGGGTACTTTATGTCCTTGTCGAGGCCCTTTGTCTAGTAAAACCACTATGTTCTGAGGATTAGTTTCTGTCTTTTCAGAAGCAAACCAGGAACTTATAATGACTCAAGGTGGGATTGCTCTGTTAGCGGTGACAGCTGCTGACGCTGAGGATCCTCAAACATTACGCATGGTTGCCGGAGCCATTGCTAATCTGTGTGGTAACGGTATGCTCATTCACTTTTCTGTAGGCCTACCCCTCTCCCCGTCCCCACTCAGCCTTTCAGATCATGGTTGGAATAGCTCCAtcaatttttgttgttgtagtTGCGGTCCAGCAAAATCGTTTTTGCATGTTGAATCAAGAAGCATTCATTCATTCAGATTCTGAAGAGAGCATTTGGTATGGCACTTTGCAGCAGTAGTGATGGATAGATAGTGAAACATGGCATTTTAGTTAGAGTTTTCTTTCATGTTTACTACCTTTTTCTCTGCATTCATGAAACCAATGAGGCCCTACCGATTTAAGTGGCTCTATCAAGCTGCAATTCGTTCTTGTATTCAGTGAATTTAGCTTCAGTATGGTCCCATGTCTTCCTTGAAGGATTCCATCCAAGTTTTACTTCGTGGTCATGTAATCCTTCTTCTTCCATCAATTAATCCAGCCCTTGATCGTGGTATATATTTGTATTCCAGATAAACTACAGACAAGACTGAGGTCTGAAGGTGGTATCAAGGCACTATTAGGGATGGTGAGATGTGGGCATCGAGATGTTT of the Nicotiana tabacum cultivar K326 chromosome 7, ASM71507v2, whole genome shotgun sequence genome contains:
- the LOC107792483 gene encoding kinesin-like protein KIN-UB; translation: MASGGGYRNGTHKAPNLRTSSSFKSKLPTSASSNGRRSSTIDALSGRVRVAIRLRPRNAEELAADADFADCVEIQPELKRLKLRKNNWDSDTYEFDEVFTEFASQKRVYEVVAKPVVESVLDGYNGTVMAYGQTGTGKTYTLGRLGDEDASARGIMVRSMEDIFANICLETDSVSVSYLQLYMETIQDLLNPANDNIPIVEDQKSGDVSLPGATIVEVRDQQSFVELLRVGEAHRYAANTKLNTESSRSHAILLVHIKRSVPGREADFSAETDHSSHLATNYKPPMLRKGKLVLVDLAGSERVNKSGSEGHMLEEAKSINLSLSALGKCINALAENSAHVPVRDSKLTRLLKDSFGGTSRTSLVITIGPSPRHRAETSSTILFGQRAMKVENMLKIKEEFDYKSLSKRLEVQVDKLIAENERLQKAFEAEVERIRLEAQKHVSEAERNYAEALKEEKIKCQMEYMESIKKLEEKWSLNQQKHTNNGQMGSGNEEISELKMLLQHEMLTRKAAEGEINTLKDQLDRFTNPGSVGGNSDILNLQRVLEEEIRQKKRLEEEVIVLRQFSQLTMEAGQTTSYLGRSRNGTGLPGLDSLSPLKNLHCKDASNGERSSITNLHEQVGLHKILSLLESEDATVRIHAVKVVANLAAEEANQEKIVEAGGLTSLLMLLGSSEDETIRRIAAGAIANLAMSEANQELIMTQGGIALLAVTAADAEDPQTLRMVAGAIANLCGNDKLQTRLRSEGGIKALLGMVRCGHRDVLSQVARGIANFAKCESRSSAQGQKAGRSSLLEDGALPWIVQNSNNEASMIRRHVELALCHLAQHEVNAKDMISGGALWELYRISRDCSRDDIRSLARRTLTSSPTFLAEMRRLRIEL